The Dendropsophus ebraccatus isolate aDenEbr1 chromosome 10, aDenEbr1.pat, whole genome shotgun sequence genome has a segment encoding these proteins:
- the LOC138766183 gene encoding NTPase KAP family P-loop domain-containing protein 1-like yields the protein MASDNPGSNANETSNQTSQTSTTEESVTSENRKLTVKELFILVFLMLFYEPPKKEKRNYPTSHIFIKFNAWHCTGCDYLWAGLVTALCDDIEDAFGLIPISIYRAMYKDEKNDEDKKTAGVKSKKCKILCIKEEWVPKQILHVPVWIVTVVVILLLFCALLLKFLLCVNLEKPDEYDSVTDYILYTAVSIFGGSSLLLSGTAFKVMRNLIVTQKGKLMQKMKRTDMSSQLGFMNDVKNEIKIITSYLQMMAIYKKQEIRVIIEISKLDKCLPDRVVEVLHAINVLLSNPDAPFICILAVDPGIIVECAEKSDLLKGMANNGYLFLNRIVTLPFSIPEMNDETKESYLNSVISDPTQEAHSTQEAHSTQEAHSTQEAHSIREAEKIINSPEYRQYINDNVINMRRIVNSIRITRRLIKKRTYNQRDEHKVLKWVIMAAQWPCSLSWILQCIEDEQQSFRKNHGQDDAKKAYLEKKLYMIYNMSLDALNANRESIKQLLELDGDLDVFCQLLEDTGFTVKDANMLRLYTVNLDPTIQRKIELLHDSFNLLRFKKETLSRMDLMEMTTDAVCKKMDELKDIDKDNLKIYKEKIKSQNLTGKTILYSDNKELREALEMNLVDWVEFTAVFLSLPTPNLFF from the exons ATGGCCTCCGATAACCCTGGAAGCAATGCAAATGAAACAAGTAATCAAACATCACAAACATCGACTACAG AAGAATCTGTCACGTCTGAAAACAGGAAACTGACAGTAAAGGAGCTGTTCATACTTGTGTTTCTCATGTTATTttatgagcctcccaaaaaagaaaaacggaATTATCCTACAAGTCACATCTTTATTAAATTCAATGCCTGGCACTGTACCGGCTGTGACTACCTATGGGCCGGCCTGGTTACAGCTCTCTGTGATGATATTGAGGATGCATTTGGACTGATACCGATTAGTATTTATCGAGCAATGTACAAAGATGAAAAAAATGATGAAGATAAAAAAACAGCTGGGGTCAAATCAAAGAAATGTAAAATTCTATGCATCAAAGAAGAATGGGTTCCTAAGCAAATACTACATGTCCCAGTTTGGATTGTTACTGTAGTTGTTATCTTGCTCCTGTTTTGTGCTTTACTGTTAAAGTTTCTTCTATGTGTTAATCTTGAGAAGCCTGATGAATATGACAGTGTTAcagattatatattatacacagcagtAAGCATCTTTGGCGGCAGTTCATTACTACTTTCTGGAACGGCCTTTAAAGTGATGAGAAATCTCATTGTGACTCAGAAAGGCAAGCTGATGCAGAAAATGAAGAGGACAGATATGAGCTCCCAGTTGGGCTTCATGAATGATGTCAAGAATGAGATCAAGATCATCACCTCTTACCTTCAGATGATGGCAATATACAAAAAACAGGAGATCAGAGTTATCATAGAGATCAGCAAACTGGATAAGTGTCTGCCCGATAGAGTGGTGGAGGTCTTACATGCTATAAATGTTCTGCTGTCTAATCCAGATGCTCCATTTATATGTATCCTGGCTGTAGACCCTGGTATCATTGTTGAATGTGCTGAAAAATCAGACCTACTGAAAGGCATGGCCAACAATGGTTACCTGTTCCTCAACCGAATTGTAACTTTACCTTTTTCTATACCCGAAATGAATGATGAGACTAAGGAATCGTATTTGAATAGTGTTATAAGCGATCCAACCCAGGAAGCCCATTCAACCCAGGAAGCACATTCAACCCAGGAAGCACATTCAACCCAGGAAGCACATTCAATCCGGGaagcagaaaaaataataaactctcCAGAATATCGTCAATATATCAATGACAATGTTATCAACATGAGGAGGATTGTGAACTCCATTCGCATAACTAGAAGACTGATCAAGAAAAGGACATATAATCAAAGAGATGAGCATAAAGTTCTAAAGTGGGTGATAATGGCCGCCCAATGGCCGTGTTCTCTCAGCTGGATACTACAGTGTATTGAAGATGAGCAACAAAGCTTTAGAAAAAATCACGGACAAGATGATGCTAAAAAAGCTTATCTTGAAAAAAAACTGTACATGATTTATAATATGTCGCTGGATGCCTTGAACGCCAATAGAGAAAGTATCAAACAGCTTCTAGAGTTAGATGGGGATCTAGATGTCTTCTGCCAATTGCTAGAGGACACTGGGTTCACTGTGAAAGATGCCAACATGTTAAGACTGTACACCGTCAATTTAGATCCTACCATCCAAAGGAAGATTGAACTTCTACATGATAGCTTTAACTTATTACGGTTCAAGAAGGAAACACTGAGCAGGATGGATTTAATGGAAATGACAACAGACGCTGTCTGTAAGAAg ATGGATGAGCTTAAAGATATAGACAAAGATAATCTAAAGATATATAAGGAGAAGATAAAATCTCAAAATCTGACTGGAAAGACTATTCTATACAGTGATAACAAGGAGCTCAGAGAAGCCCTGGAGATGAACCTGGTAGACTGGGTGGaatttacagctgtatttttaagCCTGCCGACCCCAAACCTTTTCTTTTAA